A window of the Nocardia sp. NBC_01329 genome harbors these coding sequences:
- a CDS encoding RNA polymerase sigma factor, with the protein MVATNTRQTAESADAEATEVPAARPARKAAAKKAPAKKAAAKKAPAKKAAAKKGAAKKAPAKKAGSAGAPGAGEEQLDDDSLEEADLGDLEVSEDDLAEEGDELVAEVAEETESEAADGTSEPTAADKASGDFVWDEEESEALRQARKDAELTASADSVRAYLKQIGKVALLNAEEEVELAKRIEAGLYAAEKMREFTEAGEKLPVATRRDFNWIIRDGNRAKNHLLEANLRLVVSLAKRYTGRGMAFLDLIQEGNLGLIRAVEKFDYTKGYKFSTYATWWIRQAITRAMADQARTIRIPVHMVEVINKLGRIQRELLQDLGREPTPEELAKEMDITPEKVLEIQQYAREPISLDQTIGDEGDSQLGDFIEDSEAVVAVDAVSFTLLQDQLQSVLETLSEREAGVVRLRFGLTDGQPRTLDEIGQVYGVTRERIRQIESKTMSKLRHPSRSQVLRDYLD; encoded by the coding sequence GTGGTAGCCACGAATACCCGTCAGACAGCCGAATCGGCCGACGCCGAGGCCACGGAAGTTCCCGCGGCACGCCCGGCGCGCAAAGCCGCGGCCAAGAAGGCTCCGGCCAAAAAGGCCGCCGCCAAGAAGGCTCCGGCCAAAAAGGCCGCTGCCAAGAAGGGAGCCGCCAAGAAAGCCCCGGCCAAGAAGGCCGGGAGCGCAGGCGCCCCAGGCGCGGGAGAGGAGCAGCTCGACGACGATTCGCTGGAAGAGGCAGATCTCGGCGACCTGGAAGTCTCCGAGGACGATCTCGCCGAAGAGGGCGACGAACTCGTAGCCGAGGTTGCCGAGGAGACCGAGAGCGAGGCGGCGGACGGCACATCCGAACCCACCGCAGCGGACAAGGCCTCCGGCGATTTCGTCTGGGACGAGGAGGAGTCCGAAGCACTGCGCCAAGCGCGCAAGGACGCCGAACTCACCGCCTCAGCCGACTCGGTACGCGCATACCTCAAGCAGATCGGCAAGGTCGCGCTGCTCAATGCCGAGGAAGAGGTCGAACTCGCCAAGCGGATCGAGGCCGGGCTGTACGCCGCGGAGAAGATGCGTGAGTTCACCGAGGCCGGGGAGAAACTCCCCGTGGCCACGCGCCGCGATTTCAACTGGATCATCCGCGACGGCAACCGCGCCAAGAACCATCTGCTCGAGGCGAACCTGCGCCTGGTGGTCTCGCTGGCCAAGCGCTACACCGGCCGCGGTATGGCGTTCCTGGATCTCATCCAGGAGGGCAACCTGGGCCTGATCCGTGCGGTCGAGAAGTTCGACTACACCAAGGGCTACAAGTTCTCCACCTACGCCACCTGGTGGATCCGGCAGGCCATCACCCGCGCCATGGCCGACCAGGCGCGCACCATCCGTATCCCGGTGCACATGGTGGAGGTCATCAACAAGCTCGGGCGAATCCAGCGCGAGCTGCTCCAGGATCTGGGCCGCGAGCCCACCCCGGAGGAGCTGGCCAAGGAAATGGATATCACCCCGGAGAAGGTGCTGGAGATCCAGCAGTACGCCCGGGAACCCATCTCGCTCGACCAGACCATCGGCGACGAGGGCGACAGCCAACTCGGTGATTTCATCGAGGATTCCGAGGCCGTGGTCGCGGTGGACGCGGTCAGCTTCACGCTGCTGCAGGATCAGCTGCAGTCGGTGCTGGAGACCCTGTCCGAACGTGAGGCGGGGGTGGTGCGGCTGCGGTTCGGTCTCACCGACGGCCAGCCGCGCACCTTGGACGAGATCGGTCAGGTCTACGGGGTCACCCGTGAGCGGATCCGGCAGATCGAATCCAAGACCATGAGCAAGCTCCGGCACCCCAGCCGGTCGCAGGTCCTGCGCGACTACCTGGACTGA
- a CDS encoding inositol monophosphatase family protein, whose product MEGVPESIWTLTAATEPTSADATVLRRIATHLAGLAAAHVRDRRPEVFASTAAAEAAVRTKSTPTDPVTVVDTETEQLIRDELARLRPDDHILGEEGGGDLAAAGDDEVVWVVDPIDGTVNFLYGIPAYAVSVAAVRGGRPVAGAVADVAASTVYTAASGAGALRIGPDGTDTPLRCNPVESVRLALVATGFAYGVSRRTRQAARVAELLPHVRDIRRIGAAALDLCMVAEGRVDAHYEHGLNPWDWAAGALIAAEAGAVLRLPALPTTGADGALVVAAAPGIGDELFALLDHLGVSAPIPEV is encoded by the coding sequence ATGGAGGGCGTGCCGGAATCGATTTGGACTCTCACCGCTGCCACCGAACCCACCTCCGCCGATGCCACCGTGCTGCGCCGGATAGCCACCCATCTGGCCGGTCTCGCGGCCGCGCATGTCCGGGACCGCCGTCCCGAAGTCTTCGCCTCCACCGCTGCCGCGGAGGCTGCGGTCCGCACCAAGAGCACCCCGACCGACCCGGTGACCGTCGTCGATACCGAGACCGAACAGCTGATCCGCGACGAACTCGCCCGGCTGCGCCCCGATGACCACATCCTCGGCGAGGAGGGCGGCGGCGATCTGGCTGCCGCGGGTGACGACGAGGTGGTGTGGGTGGTGGACCCGATCGACGGCACCGTGAACTTCCTCTACGGGATCCCGGCGTACGCGGTGTCGGTTGCCGCGGTACGCGGCGGCCGACCGGTCGCCGGGGCCGTCGCCGACGTGGCCGCGTCGACGGTCTACACCGCCGCGTCCGGGGCGGGGGCGCTGCGGATCGGGCCGGACGGCACCGATACGCCGTTGCGCTGCAATCCGGTGGAGTCCGTGCGGTTGGCGCTGGTCGCCACGGGGTTCGCCTACGGAGTCTCCCGGCGGACCCGGCAGGCAGCCCGCGTCGCCGAGCTGCTGCCGCATGTACGGGATATCCGCCGGATCGGCGCGGCAGCACTGGATCTGTGCATGGTCGCCGAGGGGCGGGTGGACGCACACTACGAACACGGCCTGAACCCGTGGGACTGGGCGGCCGGTGCGCTGATCGCGGCCGAGGCCGGTGCGGTGCTGCGACTGCCGGCGCTACCCACCACCGGCGCCGACGGAGCACTCGTGGTGGCCGCGGCACCCGGTATCGGGGACGAACTGTTCGCGCTGCTCGACCACCTCGGTGTATCCGCTCCGATCCCCGAGGTCTGA
- a CDS encoding DUF4193 domain-containing protein, with amino-acid sequence MATDYDAPRRTESDEVSEDSLEELKARRNEAQSAVVDVDESDTAESFELPGADLSEEVLTVRVIPKQADEFTCSSCFLVHHRSRLASESGGQLICMDCAA; translated from the coding sequence ATGGCAACCGACTATGACGCACCGAGGCGCACCGAATCCGACGAGGTCTCGGAGGATTCGCTGGAGGAGCTGAAGGCTCGTCGCAACGAGGCACAGTCCGCCGTCGTGGATGTCGACGAATCCGATACCGCGGAGTCGTTCGAGCTCCCCGGCGCGGACCTGTCCGAGGAAGTGCTGACGGTTCGGGTTATCCCGAAACAGGCCGACGAGTTCACCTGCTCGAGCTGTTTCCTGGTACACCACCGCAGCCGGCTGGCCAGCGAAAGCGGCGGTCAGCTCATCTGCATGGATTGCGCAGCCTGA
- a CDS encoding DUF3710 domain-containing protein — MFGRRKSGGRRSEDGQDTGEYSTGEYETGEYEDYDEGGYHRADYDESYSDEGDESYDDGYGGAAYSDAYDAAIDDPDTEPQRRGPYDYDDVAEVLENFTDTRLDLGSVILPVPPGGQLQVEMTPQGTPQAVHLATEHGRITVAAYAAPKSKGQWRTVAADLAESLRKDGARVSVEKGPWGRELVAVTEGADLRFIGVDGYRWMIRLVAAGPSGSAAAGGPLVVAARTVLSETIIRRGIDALPVREPLPVVLPQQLAEQLTAAHQQQQQQAQQQVATPPPSARPSPTPAVLPPQQPQQPRRGAEGSAMQQLGRN; from the coding sequence ATGTTCGGACGACGGAAATCCGGCGGACGCAGATCCGAGGACGGGCAGGACACCGGCGAATACAGCACCGGCGAGTACGAAACCGGCGAATACGAAGATTACGACGAGGGCGGTTACCACCGCGCCGACTACGACGAGTCCTACAGCGACGAGGGTGACGAGAGCTACGACGACGGATACGGCGGCGCCGCCTACAGCGACGCCTACGACGCCGCGATCGATGATCCCGATACCGAACCCCAGCGGCGCGGCCCCTACGACTACGACGATGTCGCCGAGGTGCTGGAGAACTTCACCGATACCCGGCTCGATCTGGGTTCGGTGATCCTGCCGGTGCCGCCCGGCGGCCAGTTGCAGGTCGAGATGACCCCGCAGGGCACGCCGCAGGCGGTCCATCTGGCCACCGAACACGGCCGCATCACCGTGGCGGCCTACGCCGCGCCGAAATCGAAGGGCCAGTGGCGTACGGTCGCCGCCGACCTCGCGGAATCGCTGCGCAAGGACGGTGCTCGGGTCTCGGTGGAGAAGGGTCCGTGGGGCCGGGAACTGGTGGCGGTCACCGAGGGCGCGGATCTGCGGTTCATCGGTGTGGACGGGTACCGCTGGATGATCCGGCTGGTAGCGGCGGGACCGTCCGGTTCGGCCGCGGCGGGTGGTCCACTGGTCGTGGCGGCACGTACGGTGCTGAGCGAAACGATCATTCGGCGCGGTATCGACGCGCTCCCGGTGCGCGAACCGCTGCCGGTGGTCCTACCGCAGCAACTCGCCGAACAGCTCACCGCCGCCCACCAGCAGCAGCAACAGCAGGCCCAGCAGCAGGTGGCGACCCCGCCACCCAGCGCCCGGCCCTCGCCGACGCCCGCGGTGCTGCCGCCCCAGCAGCCCCAGCAGCCGCGGCGCGGTGCCGAGGGTTCGGCGATGCAGCAGCTCGGCCGGAACTGA
- the cei gene encoding envelope integrity protein Cei, with amino-acid sequence MVSLITEGSPTDSKGRPYPRRRPRPWLILVVVLVVVCAGLWVKALTTNDDDHTPMACSSPTPATDPKAGPQPLPGQRVGSSRLGDVEPAPTGGTKVRVLNANGQRGQAAHVAAQLGDLGFGSPPGDPYGNDSVYANGDLECTGQIRFGENGRPVAAAVQLAVPCAELVEDKRSDETVDLVLGSLFGGDLQPNNDAEEVLRLLKNPVSGESPAIDPDMLAAARTARC; translated from the coding sequence GTGGTTTCACTGATCACCGAAGGCAGTCCGACGGATTCCAAAGGCCGTCCATATCCGCGCCGACGGCCGCGGCCGTGGCTGATCCTCGTCGTCGTGCTCGTGGTTGTTTGCGCAGGTCTGTGGGTAAAAGCACTGACCACGAACGACGACGACCACACGCCGATGGCGTGCAGTTCGCCGACCCCCGCGACCGATCCCAAAGCCGGCCCACAGCCGCTGCCCGGGCAGCGGGTCGGCTCGAGTCGCCTCGGGGACGTGGAGCCGGCCCCGACGGGGGGCACGAAGGTACGTGTCCTGAACGCCAACGGTCAGCGTGGTCAGGCCGCGCATGTCGCGGCACAGCTCGGTGATCTGGGTTTCGGCAGCCCGCCCGGCGACCCTTATGGTAACGATTCGGTATACGCAAACGGTGACTTGGAATGCACCGGGCAGATCCGGTTCGGTGAGAACGGCCGCCCGGTCGCGGCCGCGGTACAGCTCGCGGTCCCGTGCGCCGAGCTCGTCGAAGACAAGCGGTCCGACGAGACCGTCGATCTGGTGCTGGGATCCCTGTTCGGCGGCGACCTCCAGCCGAACAACGACGCCGAAGAGGTTCTGCGGCTACTGAAGAACCCGGTCAGCGGGGAGAGTCCCGCCATCGACCCCGATATGCTCGCGGCGGCCCGAACCGCCCGCTGCTGA
- the ppgK gene encoding polyphosphate--glucose phosphotransferase codes for MSVRRHAFGIDIGGSGVKGATVDLDTGELVHDRIKIATPRPSTPAAVAAAVAELIESAKWDGPVGLTLPCVVLGGVAHTAANVDKAWIGTDARELFATALGGREVTVLNDADAAGLAEDRYGAARDIDGLVLLLTFGTGIGSALLNNGSLVPNTELGHLEIGGMETEHRAAASVKERENLGYPDWAARVSTVLSGLEDLFWPTVFVAGGGISRDADQWIPLLTNRTRVVPANLRNTAGIVGAAMAVDAGITP; via the coding sequence ATGTCCGTTCGACGGCACGCGTTCGGTATCGATATCGGCGGCAGCGGCGTCAAGGGCGCCACGGTCGACCTGGATACCGGAGAGCTCGTGCACGACCGCATCAAGATCGCGACCCCGCGTCCGTCCACCCCTGCCGCGGTGGCGGCAGCCGTGGCCGAGTTGATCGAGTCCGCGAAGTGGGACGGGCCGGTCGGTCTCACCCTGCCCTGTGTGGTCCTCGGCGGTGTCGCGCACACTGCCGCCAACGTCGACAAGGCATGGATCGGTACCGACGCCCGGGAACTGTTCGCGACAGCTCTCGGCGGCCGGGAGGTGACCGTGCTCAACGACGCCGACGCCGCCGGGCTGGCCGAGGACCGCTACGGCGCGGCGCGCGATATCGACGGCCTGGTGCTCCTGCTGACCTTCGGTACCGGTATCGGTTCCGCGCTGCTCAACAACGGTTCACTCGTTCCGAACACCGAACTGGGGCATCTCGAGATCGGCGGGATGGAAACCGAGCACCGGGCCGCCGCCTCGGTCAAGGAGCGAGAGAACCTCGGCTACCCCGACTGGGCCGCGCGAGTCAGCACGGTGCTGAGCGGTCTGGAGGATCTTTTCTGGCCGACGGTGTTCGTGGCCGGGGGCGGAATCAGCCGCGACGCCGACCAGTGGATTCCCCTGCTCACCAACCGTACCCGCGTGGTCCCCGCGAACCTGCGCAACACAGCGGGTATCGTCGGCGCGGCCATGGCCGTCGACGCCGGGATCACCCCCTGA
- a CDS encoding alpha/beta hydrolase, producing MPGTGSDACFARRAFGPASAAAGLDFLAVDPDPDAVIESYRTALDSAAARGPVLAAGISLGAAVAVEWAAGRDPADVSCVVAALPAWTGPDTADCPATLSAAMTAAQLRAEGLEPVIARMRAGSPAWLADALTRSWRSQWPGLPGALEEAAQYKWPEPALLDALAVPLAVIAATDDPVHPLAVGREWARRAPRSALDEVTLAELGADPAVVGRLALRHLA from the coding sequence CTGCCCGGGACCGGTTCCGACGCATGCTTCGCGCGCCGCGCGTTCGGCCCCGCATCCGCCGCCGCCGGACTCGATTTCCTTGCCGTCGACCCTGATCCGGACGCGGTGATCGAGAGTTATCGCACAGCCCTGGACAGTGCCGCGGCCCGCGGGCCCGTGCTGGCGGCCGGGATTTCACTCGGGGCTGCGGTCGCCGTCGAATGGGCCGCCGGCCGAGACCCGGCCGATGTCAGTTGCGTCGTCGCGGCACTACCCGCGTGGACGGGCCCCGATACCGCGGACTGCCCCGCGACCCTCAGCGCCGCGATGACGGCGGCGCAACTGCGCGCCGAGGGGCTGGAACCGGTGATCGCTCGTATGCGGGCCGGAAGCCCCGCCTGGCTGGCCGACGCGCTGACCCGGTCGTGGCGGTCGCAGTGGCCCGGGCTGCCGGGCGCACTGGAGGAAGCCGCCCAGTACAAATGGCCCGAACCCGCCTTACTCGACGCGCTGGCCGTCCCGCTGGCGGTGATCGCTGCGACGGACGATCCGGTCCATCCGCTGGCGGTGGGACGGGAATGGGCGCGGCGGGCGCCCCGCTCGGCGCTCGACGAGGTGACGTTGGCCGAACTCGGCGCCGATCCGGCCGTCGTGGGCCGGCTGGCCCTGCGGCACCTCGCCTGA
- the dut gene encoding dUTP diphosphatase: MNALSPIPLLRLDPGIPMPTRAHEGDAGVDLCTAEDVVLEPGERVLVGTGIAVALPVGTVGLIHPRSGLAAKAGLSVVNTPGTVDAGYRGEIKVCLINHDPRTPIELRRGDRIAQLLVQRVELVDFVAVDRLDESARGAGGHGSSGGHASLTPGGADAADGKEA; the protein is encoded by the coding sequence GTGAACGCACTCTCACCGATACCGCTGCTCCGGCTGGACCCCGGGATTCCCATGCCGACGCGCGCCCACGAAGGCGACGCGGGTGTGGATCTGTGCACCGCCGAGGATGTCGTCCTGGAGCCGGGGGAACGGGTACTGGTCGGTACCGGTATCGCCGTCGCGCTGCCGGTGGGCACCGTGGGCCTGATCCATCCCCGCTCCGGGCTGGCGGCCAAGGCCGGACTATCCGTGGTGAACACACCGGGGACCGTCGACGCCGGGTATCGGGGCGAGATCAAGGTGTGCCTGATCAACCACGATCCGCGCACTCCCATCGAATTGCGCCGTGGCGACCGGATCGCGCAGCTGCTGGTGCAGCGGGTGGAACTGGTTGATTTCGTGGCGGTGGATCGACTCGACGAGTCGGCACGCGGTGCGGGCGGTCACGGATCCAGCGGGGGACACGCGAGTTTGACGCCGGGCGGGGCGGACGCCGCCGACGGCAAGGAGGCCTGA
- a CDS encoding DUF3093 domain-containing protein — MRADEHRTRPQTPTHRERLWVPLWWWPVGFALAGLLAAEIHMGAPGLRAWLPYVLLFPVPVWVLLWMSRHRLEVAPDATGTPELRVDRAHLPVSFVARATVVPESARSAALGRQLDPAAYVQHRPWIGTLVLLVLDDPDDPTPYWLVSTRRPAAVLAALGIPSAE; from the coding sequence GTGCGCGCTGACGAGCACCGCACTCGACCGCAGACACCCACTCATCGTGAGCGTCTCTGGGTCCCGCTGTGGTGGTGGCCGGTGGGCTTCGCCCTCGCCGGTCTACTCGCCGCGGAGATCCATATGGGTGCACCCGGCCTGCGGGCCTGGCTGCCGTATGTCCTGCTGTTCCCGGTGCCCGTCTGGGTGCTGCTGTGGATGAGTCGGCATCGTCTCGAGGTCGCACCGGACGCGACGGGCACGCCCGAACTGCGCGTGGACCGGGCCCATCTGCCGGTGTCGTTCGTCGCTCGCGCGACCGTGGTGCCCGAGAGCGCCAGAAGTGCGGCGCTGGGCCGTCAGCTCGATCCTGCGGCCTACGTCCAGCACCGCCCGTGGATCGGCACCCTCGTGCTGCTGGTGCTCGACGATCCCGACGACCCGACGCCCTACTGGCTGGTCAGCACGCGGCGGCCCGCAGCGGTCCTTGCCGCGCTCGGGATCCCGAGCGCGGAATGA